In the genome of Rubidibacter lacunae KORDI 51-2, one region contains:
- a CDS encoding response regulator transcription factor, giving the protein MPRILVIDDDPAISELVAINLEMAGYDVSSAADGVKGQALAIQVQPDLIMLDLMLPRVDGFTVCQRLRRDDRTADIPILMLTALGQTQDKVEGFNAGADDYLTKPFEVEEMLARVRALLRRTDRIPQAAKHSEILNYGPLTLVPERFEAIWFTKTVKLTHLEFELLHCLLQRHGQTVPPSEILKEVWGYDPDDDIETIRVHIRHLRTKLEPEPRHPIFIKTVYGAGYCLELPVEENPSSSQTSSAAV; this is encoded by the coding sequence ATGCCGCGAATCCTGGTCATTGACGACGACCCCGCAATTTCCGAGTTAGTCGCCATCAACCTCGAGATGGCAGGCTACGACGTGAGCTCGGCAGCTGACGGAGTCAAGGGTCAAGCCCTCGCGATTCAAGTGCAGCCCGATTTAATCATGCTCGACCTAATGCTGCCTCGCGTGGACGGATTTACCGTTTGCCAACGCCTGCGGCGCGACGATCGAACTGCAGACATCCCGATTTTGATGCTGACAGCACTCGGCCAAACACAAGACAAAGTCGAAGGGTTTAATGCCGGCGCTGACGACTATCTCACCAAACCGTTCGAGGTCGAAGAAATGTTGGCGAGGGTGCGAGCACTACTGCGACGGACCGATCGCATCCCTCAAGCCGCCAAGCATTCGGAAATTCTCAACTACGGTCCCCTGACGCTTGTCCCCGAGCGTTTTGAGGCCATTTGGTTTACCAAGACCGTCAAGCTGACTCATCTCGAGTTCGAACTCCTGCATTGCCTGCTGCAGCGTCACGGTCAAACCGTGCCTCCTAGCGAAATCCTCAAGGAAGTCTGGGGCTACGATCCGGATGACGACATCGAAACGATTCGCGTTCATATCCGCCATCTCCGTACGAAGCTAGAGCCGGAGCCACGCCACCCCATCTTCATTAAGACCGTTTACGGTGCTGGTTACTGCCTAGAACTCCCGGTCGAAGAAAACCCGAGCTCCAGTCAAACAAGCTCGGCCGCTGTCTGA
- the gloB gene encoding hydroxyacylglutathione hydrolase translates to MQIERLPVRTDNYIFVLCDAASGSAAVVDPAEAQSVLRCLQARELKLVAIFITHHHHDHIGGNLELLASFPHATVYAGAEDRDRVPGQSVFLHGGDRVEFAGRAGEVLFVPGHTRAHIAYYFPPSTPSEPGELFVGDTIFAGGCGRLSEGTPAQMLASLQQLRSLPDATRVWCAHEYTLKNLCFALTVDGENPILQQRFADVQRARTRGEATVPSVLGIERRTNPFLRWDEPALQAAMQTKDPIRVFARLRGRRDLF, encoded by the coding sequence GTGCAGATCGAGCGCTTGCCCGTCCGAACTGATAATTACATCTTCGTGCTATGCGACGCGGCAAGCGGTAGCGCTGCTGTCGTGGATCCGGCTGAGGCACAATCGGTCTTACGGTGCTTGCAAGCGCGCGAACTAAAACTCGTTGCCATTTTTATTACCCATCACCATCACGACCACATTGGCGGCAACCTCGAATTATTGGCATCCTTCCCACACGCAACGGTTTATGCCGGAGCCGAGGATCGCGATCGCGTGCCAGGACAGTCGGTCTTTTTGCACGGAGGCGATCGCGTAGAGTTTGCTGGACGGGCTGGCGAGGTGCTTTTCGTTCCAGGTCACACCCGCGCTCACATTGCCTACTACTTTCCGCCGTCCACCCCGTCTGAGCCGGGCGAACTATTTGTCGGTGATACAATTTTTGCCGGTGGGTGCGGTCGCTTGTCCGAGGGCACACCCGCCCAGATGCTGGCATCCCTGCAGCAGTTGCGATCGCTGCCGGATGCTACGCGCGTGTGGTGCGCTCACGAGTACACGCTCAAGAACCTTTGCTTCGCGCTAACCGTCGATGGCGAGAACCCAATCTTGCAGCAGCGGTTTGCCGACGTGCAGCGAGCGCGAACTCGAGGTGAAGCAACCGTGCCTTCGGTACTAGGCATCGAGCGGCGTACAAATCCATTTCTGCGTTGGGACGAGCCGGCCTTGCAAGCAGCAATGCAAACCAAGGACCCCATTCGTGTTTTCGCTCGCCTGCGCGGTCGCCGCGATCTTTTTTAG
- the pyrC gene encoding dihydroorotase has product MQNITMTRPDDWHLHLRDGAALKAVLPHTVRQFSRAIIMPNLKPPVRSLADASAYRNRIIAAIPAGKQFEPLMTLYLTDNTSPEDIVAAKASQFIKAVKYYPAGATTNSEFGVTDIRKCDRVFEVMQQVDMPLLLHGEVTDRDVDVFDREKVFIEKYLIPLKLRFPKLRVVLEHITTADAVEFILSANNIAATITPQHLLFNRNMLFMNGMCPHYYCLPVLKRERHRQAILQAATSGDPKFFLGTDSAPHARDSKESSCGCAGCYSALHAMELYAEAFESTDALDKLEAFASFHGPDFYRLPRNTERITMTKSTWRVPDELPFTEFGLVPLWAGHEMTWRMVYESSSELLSAQSI; this is encoded by the coding sequence ATGCAAAATATTACCATGACTCGCCCCGATGACTGGCATCTGCATCTGAGGGATGGTGCAGCTTTGAAAGCGGTTCTGCCTCATACGGTACGCCAGTTTTCCCGTGCCATCATTATGCCCAATTTAAAGCCTCCGGTCCGCTCGTTAGCTGATGCTTCAGCTTATCGAAATCGCATCATTGCAGCAATTCCGGCGGGCAAACAATTCGAGCCACTGATGACACTTTATCTAACCGATAATACCAGCCCTGAAGATATTGTTGCTGCTAAAGCGTCTCAGTTTATCAAAGCAGTAAAGTACTACCCAGCCGGGGCAACGACGAATTCAGAATTCGGCGTGACGGATATTCGTAAGTGCGATCGCGTCTTTGAGGTGATGCAGCAGGTAGATATGCCCTTGTTGCTACATGGGGAAGTGACTGATAGAGATGTAGATGTGTTCGATCGCGAGAAAGTATTTATCGAGAAATATTTGATCCCTCTCAAGCTACGCTTTCCTAAGCTTCGCGTGGTGCTCGAACACATTACTACTGCCGATGCTGTGGAGTTTATCCTGTCTGCTAACAATATTGCCGCTACTATTACCCCACAACATCTTTTGTTCAATCGCAACATGCTATTCATGAATGGCATGTGCCCTCACTATTACTGCCTGCCAGTTTTGAAACGCGAGCGTCATCGTCAAGCAATTTTGCAGGCAGCAACATCTGGCGACCCTAAGTTTTTCCTTGGTACCGATAGTGCTCCACATGCCCGTGACAGCAAAGAAAGTTCCTGCGGTTGTGCAGGTTGCTATTCAGCTCTGCATGCTATGGAGTTGTATGCAGAAGCTTTTGAAAGCACCGATGCACTTGATAAACTTGAAGCCTTCGCCAGTTTCCATGGTCCGGATTTTTATCGGCTGCCGCGCAATACCGAAAGGATAACTATGACCAAGTCAACCTGGCGTGTACCCGATGAATTACCATTTACTGAATTTGGGCTCGTGCCCTTGTGGGCAGGTCATGAAATGACGTGGCGAATGGTATATGAAAGCAGCTCGGAATTGCTCTCGGCGCAATCGATTTAA